The genomic DNA tgacattctattggcctctgatcagggttgtgtaactatgcttgtattacttgacctcagtgcagcttttgacactgttgatcacgctattcttcttcacagataagaaaatgtagtgggaattaagggtacagccctctcctggctcagatcctatctgacccatcgttatcagtatgtagacttaaatggtgattattctgcatgttctctagtggagtttggcgttccgcagggttcagttttaggtccactgcttttttccctttacatgcttcctctgggcaacataatccgtaagcatggtattagttttcattgttatgctgacgatacacagttatatgtctcagcaaaacctgatgagaaaaaacagcttactaaaattgagcaatgtgtgcaggacataagaaattggatgctaattaacttccttctgctaaatccggataagacagaagttctagtcataggaccgcatacagctaggagtaaaattttagatcacaccgtaactttagatggcctttctgttccatcaaatgcaacagtgaaagacctcggtgtgattattgattccagcctttcatttgaagcacatgtagataatattaccaggatagcattctttcacctcagaaatattgccagaataagaaatttattgtcgctaaacgacgcagaaaaactagttcatgcttttatcacctctaggttggactattgtaatgccttactgtctggttgttcaactagatgcataaataagcttgagctagtccagaatgcagcagcgagagtcctcaccagaaccagaagatatgagcacatcacccctatcttatcttcactccattggctccctgtgaaatttcgcattgattttaaaatactactcttgacatataaagcattaaatggtctcgcgccgcagtacctgagcgaactgctagtgtcttacgatccgccacgcctacttcgatcaaaggatgcaggctgcttgtcagtaccgcgtattatgaaaaatacagctgggggcagagctttttcttacaaagtcccaaagttatggaatagtcttccaaatagtgttcgggactcagacacagtctcagtgtttaagtccaggctaaaaacctatttatttagccaagcatttttataaatagattagccttaggtaaaggagcagatctgggggactcatggatgtagagtattatggtgaactggtatgtttggatgctgtcttcctcactctcattgatcactcaggtttgctgacggtgaggtgattgtttgctttacatgtcagttccccctcatgtttgtgtttccttctggctctcccttttagttatgatgtcatagttagtcctgccggagtctctgcttgcactctacagttaatatacattcacattatacattgtgtgactgtgaccagacctaactgccatctctcctcttcttctctttccccccctctttctttttcctctctcctcctgtctccccctttcactctttctctctctctctgtcgagctacacatgtcgttcctgagctgccagtgatccagactccctctgccctccggacctgtctgacccatcctggtgccccgcttttggctgaagatctcgtcacatggatgccccgtgtgtctctctgggatgcgtctggtgtctgggaatgattctctctacctagaaaatggttctggccttgactggtgttggcaactgtttctctggggacttgacagttcgatagttcatgactggaacttcttacaagtctacctgggtcttcaataactacctggactccatattaacatcaattaacatcagctattatagctgaactgcctcccaccctacacactgtataaatgcagatcatttactctttctgtttcacccagatgaggatgggttccctgttgagtctggttcctctcaaggtttcttcctattaccatctcagggagtttttccttgccactgtcgccctcggcttgctcaccagggacaaactgaccattttgattcatacaaattcacatttcatacaaacttaaataattcttttaactgtgtaaagctgctttgcggcaataaaaattgctaaaagcgctatacaaataaaactgaattgaattgaattgaacttgtCATCCCTTATTTTTGTCATCATTGTGTCCCTATTTAAGCCAGCCGAACCCGGAGCCCTTTTGTCTGATCACTGTTGCATGTTTGTTGCTGTGATAAtcctctgtctgtttttctctccGTCTACTCCAGGTGTCTGCAGGACAGGGTTTTTTGGGTTGCATGGAAGTCACAAGGGCCGACGTGAGGTCTCGGCCAAGACTGAAGGACCCTCTGTCCGCCAAGTTCAGCAGACAGTTGCTAAAGGCTTGTTTagttttgctttgtttgttttgcccacctgcagacccagcctgggaaGTCACAAGCCACGGTTGCATTAACGTGGttccttgtttgttttcctttcttgttaatttgttggCACACTAATCTGAATAAACTGTTTGCTTTACCTGCATCTGCGTCTGCCTCCTCAATGGACATGACAATTACTGCACTCTCAGAATTATTCAACCCCCTGAATAAAATGTCAATAAAGTGTAAATTTGTAACTTAGCTGTCGTCTCAAGCACAGATTAGATTACTCAGGTGTACTTGATATAAAACACATCAAATACTTAGACTTTCTGGAGAAGTGATGTTTGACTGCATGCCAGAAATGGACAAGTCAAGAGAGTTCTTCATAAAGTTAAGAGATCATTGCCTTGCACAAACAAGGACAAggatataaagaaaaatagcaAAGGTATTAAAAGTTTCTAGAAATACAGTAGGAAGCCTATTTCACAAGTTCAAAGTTAAAGAGGCAGTAGCTACACTACTTGGAAAGAGGAAGGTCTCACCTGCTGCTACCAGATTTCTTtttccgattttctccctaatttggtcgtgtccaattcctccccgtcactagggggctcccacattaagcttctactaccactcagtcgggagggcaaaagactatcacgtgtttcctccgaatcGGGTGACGCCAGCCGCATCTTCGAACTGCTTGATTATTGTGATTCATAATATTATTCATTATATTGATTCACAAACTCATAAGAGGCACAAACATTTGATATATCATTAATAAACCGTATTAAGGTGGCTTTATCAGAGATTGATTATTTCTTACATTAGAAAAATGTGGTAAAGTGGAAATATGTTTGCATATGGTACAAGAAGTTtttacaaaacagaacaaattaTTTCTACATTAAATGTGTTTGACATTAGTTTCAGTCAGTTTGCTTTGCTTCACTATCACAGGGATTAAGGTGCTTAAACTTATTCACAAATCTGTTTACAATTCTAATGATAGCCTGCATGTTAATTACTACATAGCGCTAACACTAAACAGAGACAGAATCTTTCAGGAatacagaattatttttattattatcaatacaGATCTGTACTTTAACACAGTTACACAGACATTAACAATATTAGTGTTAAAATCATCaaaatcaaaatattaaatcttttactctacatttaaatcatttcacaggctgtgtatgtgtaatttgtgttctataattataaatatataaattaggaATTTAAGTGCTAATATTAggtgaattatttaaaaaagtgagtcataatgtttgtgtaaaatctTCAGAAACGCTTATAGAAACATATCACTCTGTTAAAGTTCTgatttataatcatttaaaaagtagTTGCTTAGTCCAGCAAAGCTTTAGTGTGAATATTTCAAAGTTAtcattttctgcaaaaaaacatgaaaaatcatgTTCATCCTCTATCAAAAAATAACCTTAATGTTAACGGcagctttttattttgtgactgtAATCAGCCTCGACCACTTCCCACGTGGTGACGCTAATCCTCGTCTCAGCTTAGATGTGTTATACTGTTTAGACTTAAAACCTTTAATATTAGATTGTGTTCACAATGTGAGTGTTATTCTGAAGAACTGTTAGCATGTAGTGTACACTTCAGAGTGATCAGGTCACCCAGAGTGCAACAGAGACAGCAATGAAACAACTCACTCTCAGGCAATTCAGTtagttaaaacaaattaataaaattctgTAAAATTTGCATGAATATGATTGATTTTCAGCATGACTGGGATGGTGATGATGTCACCCTGATTTTTTGGGTGTGTCTGGGATGCTCCTGGTCAGTGGTGTGAGACTCAGCAGAATGGTGTGTCGCTCGTATTCTTTGGTTTTGCGGAACTTATCATCGGTGCCGTGCAGCCGGTCCAGAACTCCCAGAACACCGTAACACTGATTAAACCTGAACACACAGAGGCATTTAAGTTAATTAACGTTATTTTAGTGtcattgtttgtggtgaaaaggTTTGTGCACCTTTAAACCTAAAATGACTGAGAGGTAACGTAAAGTGTTACTTGAGGTGGTGGAAGTCGTGGAACTCGGGCGAGGGCAGCAGGGGCAGGTGGTAGCCGCAGTGTGAGATGGAGGTGACGAGCAGGGCCATGCTGAACCACAGAGACGTGGTGGCCAAGTGAGAACCCAGGAGGATCGGACCCATCAGAGCTGGTAGCATGTTGGAGACCTGCAGgggtcagacacacacacacacacacacacacacttagggtGTTTTCATAtgagttattttttaaagagacCAGAATCCTCCGAATGTGTTCAGtctaaatatttgtttagtACTTGTTGATTTTGTTCCAGTTTTCTCACTGACTGTTAATTATGAGAAGTTAAAGATGCACTGTGTAGATTTTATTGTTTGGTGTTTGGGAGTGAAAACTGTGTGCTGTGACCTGGAGCACAGGAGAAGCTACAGCGATGAGGATGTCGACATAAACGGCATTTCCACAGCATGATAAAATTCTGCTCATTTCGCATACACTCACTTATATGATGTCTATAGTTCTATAGACATAGTTCtaggtgtacagtatatttctattttctattttcagtttctatttttagttctattttttctagttaaattttatttaaattttttaataaaaattttctatcatatttgttctattgatatttattacttattataagctttaattctctttttaaggtcactggcggtcgtataagcatttcactacatttcgtactgtgtatgactgtgtatgtgacaaataaaatttgaatttgaatttgatttgattttcatACAGGAACATCTTAAGACGCATGAACCCGGGAAAATAAACCAAAGCCATGCTTGATAAAGGTGAGTGTTTACACGTCCTGATACACACTTCCTCTCCCGAGCGTCTCGCAGTGATCACAGCCAAACTAACCACATTCTGACCACCCGCTGATGTAACAGTTGATAAACGATGTGAGGGTTTAATCCAAAAGCCTGCAGCTCCACCGTTAACTCGTGTTAGGGTTTTGTAGTTTGGACGCTACGGTGCAGTAACACCTGACCTGCCTACAGTAAACCTAAAGTACAGAGGGGGAGGGGGATGTGAGCCTGGAGCACTTTCTCTTCAcactgcacatacacacacatgtacactaaAACACACAATGCTAACATTACAACTGCAGCATTACCGCTAATTATGTAACGtcaatagatttaaaatattacctatggctttttgttattgtttatgaACATTGATGTGATAAATTCTAACTTtataattacagtggaacctcggattatgagtaacgcggtttttgagggttccgcaagacgagcaaagatttttaataaattttgaattgttaaacaaacaagtcttggtttacgagtactgaggtatcatgtattacgtatgcgcttcttgttttgatcccgagcgtcacgtgatcacaactgggccaatggtttttctctctcttgtgggtaatcgtctcccctgctgggtgcgcatctcttactggtataatcaacatccacttgtgtctgtatgcgtgtgtgtacagcgcatgtgtaaagcaaaagcaagtcttattagagaggttgaagatccattttctctctctgctcaaggctcagcctgctctttgcctgctgtgtgtcattggacactgtgctcCCCCACCcccacagacccctcctactttcgtcttcacacacacacaccctccagAGTGGAGAAGGGGTAACTATGTAAGACAAGAAAGGGGGAGAGgagagcttactttagattcacacacacatacatacacagcgcctgcgcgcacaacgaaaacacttatctgtcaggatttattttgacTCTTGCAAAATAAGACtcttgcaggttaatttgttttatttttactttatattttgtgttaattatttttatgtatttatttttttgggctgtggaacaaataatttgagtttccattatttcttatggggaaattaaagttggtttacgagtgttttggaatacgagaaaattatgctcgcaatccaaggttccactgtatacgtTAATGCTATGATACACAGAATCCACACATCGTCGTTATAAAGtttgtcacacacaccacatgttCCACTGGATGAGCGTAGAGAGACACGAGTCCGATGGGCGCGGTCCACTCGTGATGGATCTTATGGATGTGTCTGTAGAGGAACGGATGGTGAACCAGCCTGCATGACAGGAAGTGGAAGGGGAAGACTTCCTGTTAGTTGATGTAAGTAACCAGTGAAaacactgtgtgtttgtgtgtgtgtgagtgtgtgtgtgtgtgtgagacctgtGTGAGTAGTAgaacagcacttcctccagcaggcCACACACAGCGAGCTCCAGTAGAACCCAGTGGAAGGTGGGCAGTTGAGAAGCGCAGGGTTCTCCTCGCCATGACATCACAGCGTAGGTCAGAATCACCAACGGAACTGACAGGAACAACTGATTACACAGAACCACCTTCACCACCCGCCACACACGTTCCGCCTCCGCCTGGAATCAATACAGAGTgtttcacacgcacacacacacacatttttgttgtAAGCTGCAGGTGAAATGCATGTACTTTTTAATCATAATGCTTATCAGTTTATCTATATCAACATCTGCACAGGATAAAATGAGAGAATGTCTCACGCAAGGActctgatctgtgtgtgtgtgtatgtgtgtgtgtgtgtgtgtgtgtgagagagagagaggagattgTGAAAACCCAGTGATTAGTAATAACAGTTTATCTGTGCAGCACTGAATGTTCAGCAGAAACACACCAGCAGAGAACtttgtaccacacacacacacacacacaattttgtctttcaagttcaagtttaagtaggctttattgtcacttcaaccatatacagttagtacacagtgaaacgaaacaacgttcctccaggaccaaggtgctacatgcaacataaattaacatagacattAAATCAGccaaccaagaggcctagttagctggctagcagagacaggacagaaagacctaacataaattacaacatcaattaacaaaaactacaaaaaccaaCTAGCTAagaaacataaattaacaaaaactaactagcttaggaagactatctacagatTTTACAggcaacataaagtgcacgtgcaaatgtgcaaacaagagcaacaacaaagtgacaaaaCGACAaacacgacataacagaacagaATAATATGGTGTTGCGGTAGTGGGGAAACAGTAAACTTTCcttaacacagcagcaagaattaaggaatgatcattgtgcaaaagagataaacagtgaagcctttacaggttggtgtgtacgatagtttggtggtgttgATTTGTctgtccagtctcaatgttttgaggtagtttagataagctgagtgataatgtttgtgtgtgtgtgtgtgtgtgtgtttatcagtccagtccctttttgttgaggagacggatggcttgtggaaaaaagctgttgcacagtctggatgtgaggcccgaatgcttcggtacctttttccagatggcaggagtgtgaagtgtgtgtgagaggggtgtgtccgatcagccacaatgctggtggctttgcggatgcagcgtgtggtgtagatgtcttcaatagaggggagagagaccccgatgatctgctctgctgtcctcactatccgctgtagggtctcgtggtccgatatggcacaattcccaaaccataCAGTGATgaagccgctcaggatgctctcgatagtccctctatagaaaaTGGTCAGGatcagtggtggaagctgggccttcctcagtcttctcagaaagatatggcacaattcccaaaccataCAGTGATgaagccgctcaggatgctctcgatagtccctctatagaaaatggtcaggatcggtggtggaagctgggccttcctcagtcttctcagaaagaagagacactgttgggctttcttctgTAGGGAGCTGGTATTGATGGAgacgttgatgctcagcggagaatggtcgccttgtgtcctcctgaagtcaacatccatctcctttgtcttgtcaacattcaaagacaggttgttgtctttacgcCAGTCcattagcctctgcacttcctctctgtacgctaaTTCGCCGTtattgctaatgagacccaccagggtcgtgtcatcagcgaacttaatgattcgaacagcaggggactgagcacacagccttgtggagccccagtgctcagtgtagtggtgctggaggtgcagttcccgatccatactgactgaggccttcggTCAGAAAGTCAGGGAtccagttcagagggaggtgttcaggcccaacaggcttaGCTttccgatcagttgttggggaatgatagtgttgaatgctgagctgaaatctatgtacagcattcaaacGTACAGTGGTaactcatgcggtattctggttttaccgccatgcctcacggtggcgacatttgggtttgtgcgtttgctggcttctaccgctgagtggcgctatataattAACTaacgcctcgggcatcagttcat from Clarias gariepinus isolate MV-2021 ecotype Netherlands chromosome 19, CGAR_prim_01v2, whole genome shotgun sequence includes the following:
- the faxdc2 gene encoding fatty acid hydroxylase domain-containing protein 2, whose amino-acid sequence is MTMRASASASPGVKRVQESSGGLWDSVKKAAFVIGSGLFFLVAFRNSVTWHLQRFWGASGDFWQTQWSRLYGAFDGNEAFLFFIGTMLVPTVCFWLCNGFFLLADMTGKPTFITRYRIQLDKNNPAEAERVWRVVKVVLCNQLFLSVPLVILTYAVMSWRGEPCASQLPTFHWVLLELAVCGLLEEVLFYYSHRLVHHPFLYRHIHKIHHEWTAPIGLVSLYAHPVEHVVSNMLPALMGPILLGSHLATTSLWFSMALLVTSISHCGYHLPLLPSPEFHDFHHLKFNQCYGVLGVLDRLHGTDDKFRKTKEYERHTILLSLTPLTRSIPDTPKKSG